GATCTGAATGCATGCTCCACTCAAGGTGAAAAATGGTCACTTAGAACAGACAGCTCTGATAACTTCCGAAGAGACTAAAGGTTCCTGTTCTAAACACAGCAACTGATATGGTAGTGAAATGGCGTTCTCCCTTGGAAAGTCTCTAGGTTTTATGAAGCTGTTCTCCCTTCTTGCCCTCCTTTGTGTGCTTTGCAGCCAGTTTGTTATGATGATGCTTGGGAATGGGGCTTCTTCAGGGCCGATCTTCCAGCTCCCTTTCCAAAAGGAAGAGCCTGGTCTCAGTACTGGGCACATCAGACCCACACattatttggttgttttcttgtgACCTCACTTGCAGAGGTGGAATACTGAATCACGTGGTCCGTGAGATCCAACCCAGCAGGGCCATCTGGCCATTTGCagctgttttgaaacagggtttctctgtgtagctttggcaccttttctggaactcacgctgtagcccaggctggcctcgaactcacagagatccacctgcctctgcctccctagtgctgggattacaggcgtgcgccaatACCGCCCGGCATTCCTGCTCTGTTTTTAAGAGAATGTTGTTTTATGCAAGCAAGGAAGGTCACTCTGGGTGTGGAAGTTGCTTGGGAGAGACTGGGAGGCCAGCATTGACTACACACTCTGCTCAGACCTACAGCTTGGGGATGCAAAGCATTTCCTGGAAGAGCTGACCAAGTGAGGTAAAAATCACAGCCTGATGTGATTTTAAGGTCACAGTAGCAGAAGTTATCACATCCTCCGTGACTACTAAAGCAGGAAAATTGTACAGCTTGGGGACCACTGATCACACTTTTATTTGCTAGATCCTCTGAACGTACCACATGTTGATTGTACTCCCATTTTCAGGGCTAGGAATGAGGACACTCTATTACTGGGTTACACTCCCAGGTTTGGGCACACTTCCTAACCCTTCCATGTCCTTTTTGCTAACAGGTGGTGTACACAATCCCTGCTGTACTTACCCTGCTTGTTGGGGTTAATCCTCTCATCACAGGTATGAACAGTGGATTCTCCGTGGAGGTTCAGAGTTCTTAGAATGGTGAGAATCTACCTGGCCAACTCCCAAGAGAAAACCAGGATTCCAGgcatttcctctcccttctcataATGAGGAGCTCCATTTCGCCTAGACTATCCTAGGAAGACTTCCCAAGATCTTGGTGTACCAGCTATTATCAACTCAAGACCTCTTGGGCTGATGGTTTTTATGAGATTTAGCTCATAAGGGAGACAGATTTGGTCACTGCACTGACTTCTTAAGCCTCTAGCTAGTGTCAAATGGGTATCATTCACAGTGATAATCTTGTCTTCTCAGACTCAGGGGCAACTATTtccacttaaatattttttttttctttctaatccaGATCAACTCCTTTTCTTTACACATTCTTAGAACAACACCACTCCTGTTGACTACTTTCTTATTCAGAATTTATTCAAAGTCTGTGTATACAAACTGCCACTTGTGTATAGAAAGTGCTTATCTTGTGTGTAACACACCACTGTGTTTTTCATTGGTATATGTTGCTCCTTCCAATCTCTGTAAGTACATAACACTTACAGCAACAGCAACATATGGCATGCTTTTATGTATCTCCCTATTAGATGCAAGATCCTTACAAGCAAGACCATGCTTTATGCCTCCTTGCATAAGCTTACATGTATTATTCCACTAGGCTAAGCAACAGAAAGTGCTGAGGCCAGGTGCTGGTGATGGGCAAGTGGTGTGGGAAGTGTGGCTCTCCCAAGAAAGTGAGTGAATTCCCATAAAGCAAGTAAAAGAGAACACTTGCTTCTGGATTCGACCTGATTCAACAGCTGCAGGATATGCACTTGTAGGCAATTTCATCTGGAAGAGTGTGTCTACGATACATGTGCTGTTCTGCGTGCTGTGGGCTGGCGGCTTGGCATACCACTTCTTGCTTCATGCACAGCAGAGCATCCTAAACGAGGAAGAAGGCAGGTGAGCAGTGACTTTTGCTCTTTGGAGGGGTGGGGCAGACCTGAGTAATCCTTCACAACAGCAACTCACCTGTGCACAGTGATGATTTAACTCCCCCAAATGTACCAGGAGGGGCAGGGACAGTAACACAGACATTACAGGATGAAGAGAGAGTGGAAATGGGGGAgtcaggattcaaacccagggtCGCCTCTTGGATTCCACTATCACAACTCTCATAGCTATTACCATTGCACAGCTAGTAAGGGCATAGTACAGTCATTCCAGTCTGGTAAGCTGATGGCATCCTGAGTCACTCTTAGGTCAAAGTCTTATGTGTAAGTGCAACCAGCCACCTCAGGAGTCAGCAACCTCTGCCAGCTTTGTTTGGTGTATCGCATATCACCTCCCTTTTATGCTGAGCTTCCTTTGTTTGGCTCCCAGCCTTACTAAGAGacctttactttctttcttccctgctgCTGGTGTCTGCTGGCAGCATGCTCCAGGGACTTGTATGTTAGGGGTCACTAACAGGGTGTGCTTTGCTCTGGACCCTAGCCTATATGTTTCAGGTCTCTATCTGGACACTCCTTGGGGGAGGGAATGAGAAGGCATggtgtcaatgacacagacaccagaTGTCAGGTGAGAAGCAAGCAGAAGACTCATTTATTGTTGATATGGGACAAACCTATATACCCCCTCCCAATTACCCATTGGCAGCTGGAGACTCTCTTAGCTGTGTTGTCTCTTTCTCATTGGCCCCCAACATTCTGATGGTCATGGGTCACCAATCACCAGGTGCAGCAGCAGACtccaagttggctcagtgggaagTAGCTAGCATGCATGCCTATGTGCACTACCTGGAACAGGGCAGCTTAGGTTTTATCAGGCTAGCTGGCTGCGCTCCTCCTATACTTATgtaaactggagagatggccaggcTGGGTCTGCAGATGGGGATATACACTAAATGGGTTAAGTCACCTCCAGCTTGAAGACTAGTAATCAGGGTGGGCTTGAAATGGGGTCTCCAGTGGCAGTAACAATTTGCTTATTCTTCAGCCAGTGTAAGAGGCACACATATCTGACACACAATTCCATGAATACATTCCCCTCAACACTGTTAGTCTGATTAATCTTACAAGTTCTTATTCTCACTGCAATCTCCCCCAGTGTGTGTTTAGTATTTTTTATTGGTTCATGCTCCTGCAAAGCACTGACACCTTTTAAAACCATGAAACTAATGACAAATGAGCCCCCAGGCTGTTTTCGGGGCTGTACCACTCCTAGTGGCATGCAGGGGGAGAGCCGCAGCCACTTCATAATGGGAAACGTGGTGTTTTCCAGGGAGCTGTCTGGCCTGGTGATCATCACAGCATGGATGGCACTGTGTCACAGCTCAGCAAAGTAAGTTCAACTCGTCAGTTAAAAATCAAGggctcaggggctggggagacatctcggtgattaagagcactggctgcttttccagaggacctgagttcaatttccagcatccacagatTGGCTCATAGCTGGCTATCTGTGAGCTCTAatcccaggggatttgatgccacCTTCTGAAGCCTGAGGACTGAGTTCAGGTTCCCGGCACCGGGTAGATCTGTGCATACATGTAACCCCAGTACTTAAGAGATTGGAGACTGATGGGTTCTAGGGGCTTGTTGGCAGCTCTAGGTTCTGTAAGAGGCCCTGCCTCCAAAAAAGGTAGACAGTGAGGCTGGTGAGAAACCTCAGCAGTTAGAAGCACctgctgttcttgaagaggacctgagttcggttcccagcacctacatggtgtctcacaacagTCTATAGTTCCAGCcctgggggatccaatgcctttttGGCCTCCAGGGGTACCAAGTAGGTACAACTGTGGTGCTCTTACATACATATaggcatacacttacacacaaaaaataaaaataaatcttaaaacaattgTAGACAGTGATAAGACAgtcaatgtcaacctctggcctgcacacacatacaacacacacacacacacacacacacacacacacacacacacacacacacacaccacatacctgGCAGAATCCACTTTCTTTTCCCTTACATATGATTTCAAAAACACTATAGGCTCAGACATAAAATACTCCCTATATATTTCAAAGAACTTATATCCTACAAAGTATATTCTCTGAACATAGTGTAATTAACATAGAAACcattaacaacaataaaattagaCAATTGCTGTACATTTGGAAATTAGGAAATTTGTTTTCAAGTACACTTGGGCCAAAAAAGAAAGCACAGTGGGAATCAGAAACATCTGAAACTCAAAGGGGTAATGCTAACATTTATGAAATATTGCTTAAAACCACGCTCAGACAGAATTCTGGACTTCGGCATATATTTGATATGAGGGGTGAGGAGGCCAGGATGAATGAGCTAGGCTTCACGCTTAGAagaacatcaaattaaatgccCCCCAACAAGAAAATAAGCATTAGTAAACCAATTACATGAAACATGGACATACAAACATAAGAGAAACATAAGGCCAAATATGGATTCTCTAAAAGTATCACATTAACAAGCCCTGGTaagaccaaaatttaaaaaatatatacatataagagcAAGATCCTGAGGAGGCATAAATCAAAGAGACATAGGAGGTAAACAAGAACACCCAGCACAACTAATGGATTAAGTCCTTGGACAGCATTGTAAACAACTTTGTGCACTGTTCTTAAAATCCTAGATTAAGTCAACAAGTTCATCAAAGTATTCAGTTGACTTAGAGTTATCATCAATGCTGGAAGGCATTTTAGTGAATTCCTATTCTGGActtgatttataaaatttattcatttattgttgaggtgctggagactgaaAATAGGGCTTGTATATGCTAAGGCATTTGTTCAACCagtgagctatatccccagatttctttactttttattttgaggcaagatctcagttgtccagtctggccttgaacttactttcTACCAGGCTGGTCATATATCTTCAATCCTcatgcctcaggctcctgagtagttgggattacaggcctgcatcaccaGGTCTGTGGCCAACCTCTGCAGCATGGTCAGCCTGCCAGGGACCACACCCTTAGGGGACCAAGAGTCCCTCCTCACTCAGCTGGATCTTCCTAACTTCTTGGAAGTTTAGTTAATCACTTTTCAGTCTTTTTGTTAAGTaggacttcaatttttttttttttaattttccctaaAATACAACTGTAGACATAGATGgcataattgaaaaaaatctaacagtGAGGAAGAACCGTGCTGACCATTAGCAAATACCTCTGGAACAAGAAGGAAGGACTGTTTTCCAGCTCACGTGGTGAGGCAGAACAACTCTATAACAAAATTtaccaaaacattaaaaaaataaaattatagtaatTTCACTCATAAGCACAGATGGCAAAACCTTTGAGGATTTTAttgttatgaaaaaaaaagaactgtaaaaatcacttaaaattacaaaacaacaaaatttccaGAGAAAGCAATAGTATCAAGACCTTGGGAAAAGTAGAGCAGGGTACTACATCTTCttatcccaacactcagagggtgaggcaggaggattgctacaagttcaaggccagcctgagctatgtaacaAATGaaaggccagcaagggctacacagcaaaaccctgcctcaagCAGTTTAAGAGAGGGAAAGATTTCTTATgaggggacaaaaaaaaaaaaaaaaaatagggaaagaTGAATTTTAGTATAATCTAATTAATCAATACTCCTCAGAACAGTGTTTAGAAAAGGCATTTGCAACATCTATCAAGATTAAGTATATAAAGattttatacaaaatattaaGTTCAATAAAGGGAAACTATTAAGATGCGATGTTTTACCAATTCAAACTGCATGCATATTTCCAGAGCAATGTGTTTTCTTGGACTTTATAATCCCTTTTATTTTTCTAGGAATCCAGTTGGTGGAAGAATGCACTTGGCTATTGCCATTGTGATCACTCTTTTCCCACTCATTTCATGGgtctatgtatacatacacaaggAGATGCGCTCCTCCTGGCCGACGCACTGCAAGACAGTCATTTAGATGAGTTCAATAATGTTTACATTAGTATTTCAGTATTTTATGCACACTACTGTATAGATAAAGCAGGAAAGAGGACAGTTTCCTGGTTGATGTCAAGAAATCTGAGTGAATAGTAGAGATGATTTGAAGTCTTGAGAAGTTAACAAGGTGCCTACAGCATGATGGAAGACTGAACAGGACAGATGAGAAGTGGGGTCTGATTGTTCAGAGGCCTCTTCTCGGACAGCAGTGGAACAAACACTGAGCAGGAATTTGAGTTTGAATTCAGCTTTCGCACTATGTGACGGGGCTGAACCATGAATGTCCTGGTGGATATTTCCTCCTGATAAAGTAGGATGTCAGAGCTCCCTGGTCACCACAACCAAACTGACGTGAAAGCACTCTGAGAAGATGAAGTGTGTGCGGATTACAAAGGGCTGTATGTGATTAGGGTGAGGGAGGGGCAGAAGTTGGGTAATATGCTGACACAGAGGTCAACTCAAGACTGCAACTCCAAACTAATCCCAGTATACTTCCCTGGTTCAGTGACACGAACTAAGGAGCACTCTAGAACAGGTGAGCCAAATGATAGGCTTGTCTTGCAATGAAAGTAGGAAAACAGTAGAAATTAAAGAAAGTATAGAAAAGATGAATAGGGAATATTAATGATAATTTCTTACTCTCAgtgaaaaataagatggaaatctatacatttgtttaatgaagaTTGATATGACCACACTGAGAGCACTAGAGGGAGACACCATCCAACAGAACATCCAACATGTTGTTATGGAGCACTTGACTTATGGACAGGGTAACCAAAGAAGTAAATTCTTAACTTTTGTGCTTTTAGAAACAGATGCTCAATTGCCAGAAAAAGTTAAGTGTGCTGGGAatgatgtgtctgtgtctgtgtgtgtgtgatctacaGGTGAAATATTTGCAGTTTAGTGTCAGGTGGATGTGCTTCTGTACAAAACACAATAGAGTTTAGAGACATCAACACAGAATGCATTTTATACTGATTGTAtgctgaaaaatattttgaaataaattagactaaataaaatacattgtatttactttttaaagtgtgACTGCTTGAGTGTGTTAGATTACTTAATTAGCTAACATGGCCTGTCAGGTATCTGGATGGGAAGTTTATCTAGGCTGGAATGACACTCTATAACCAGATGtctggtttggatgagaatggccccacatGCCTGAATGGTCCCCAAGTGGTGTCACTGTTTGGGTAGGCCAGAacgtgtggccttgctgaagggaGTAGTAGTCACTGGGAAtgagatttgaggtttcaaaagactcaggCCATTCCCAGTGTCTCTCCCTACCTCCTGCTCTCATAACAAGATGTAagtaagctctcagctgttcctgccactgtgcctttgtttgccatcatggactctgaccaTCTGGAAGTTTGCAACCTGTGGGCTGCAACCCCTTTAGGGGTCAAAGGACcttccacaggggtcacctaaaaccatctgcatatcagatatttacatttcataacagtagcaaaattagttatgaagcagcaacaaaaataattttatggttgggggtcagcataccatgaggaactgtattaaagggtcgcagcattaggaaggttgaga
Above is a window of Onychomys torridus chromosome 8, mOncTor1.1, whole genome shotgun sequence DNA encoding:
- the Tmem220 gene encoding transmembrane protein 220, whose translation is MATAVASWAPGLWRACNALMAAFFGLAAVVQVNDPDAEFWVVVYTIPAVLTLLVGVNPLITGNFIWKSVSTIHVLFCVLWAGGLAYHFLLHAQQSILNEEEGRELSGLVIITAWMALCHSSAKNPVGGRMHLAIAIVITLFPLISWVYVYIHKEMRSSWPTHCKTVI